The following coding sequences are from one Cydia splendana chromosome 15, ilCydSple1.2, whole genome shotgun sequence window:
- the LOC134797299 gene encoding ommochrome-binding protein-like — MILKYMKIILILHATSTQGGKYCHIISADEKKCHLRESLVIIDHSANQIAVDKKSNTLYFSFDAGQGEFNPALIGIDTKKLKLLKGVKDAFAIATDDKTGDVYFGGSNGIYKYSQLNSKLKRLDIKQLDVWWLVVRNHIHYIQFPDLKAYVYKCKMIRLLEQLHSSIMNQFVFDSEKNIYFINGTGLYRVGKDDTKVVLLRNTPKFLGMTTNIYGTVYVCSDSGIYYIRKDQKLAKFVSIQGVLALTFDKDNHLIYSDSRELVRLLPMEKRIKKNESRKSLPGDVRNVTVCEVFTMLVSPKPKAIVEEEHQCPNSLSLNSL; from the coding sequence ATGATATTAAAATATATGAAGATTATTTTGATTCTCCACGCGACATCAACACAAGGTGGAAAATACTGCCATATAATTTCAGCTGATGAGAAAAAGTGCCATTTAAGGGAATCACTTGTCATTATCGACCATAGCGCTAATCAGATAGCAGTGGACAAGAAATCTAACACCTTGTACTTCAGCTTTGATGCTGGCCAAGGGGAATTCAACCCAGCGTTGATCGGCATAGATACCAAAAAGCTAAAGCTGCTTAAAGGCGTTAAAGATGCTTTTGCTATAGCTACGGATGATAAAACTGGCGATGTGTATTTTGGTGGAAGTAATGGCATTTATAAATATAGCCAGTTGAACAGCAAACTCAAGAGACTCGATATAAAGCAGTTGGACGTGTGGTGGTTAGTGGTACGGAATCATATACATTACATACAGTTTCCAGACCTGAAGGCCTATGTGTATAAATGCAAGATGATAAGGCTGCTAGAACAGCTTCACAGCAGCATAATGAACCAATTTGTCTTCGATTcagaaaagaatatttactttataaacGGTACAGGTCTTTACAGAGTTGGCAAAGACGACACCAAGGTGGTATTACTAAGAAACACACCAAAATTTTTAGGAATGACCACTAACATATATGGTACAGTGTACGTATGCAGCGACAGTGGCATTTACTACATACGGAAAGATCAGAAGTTGGCTAAATTTGTGAGCATCCAAGGTGTGTTAGCGTTGACATTTGACAAAGACAACCACTTGATTTACTCTGATTCTCGTGAGCTAGTCCGTCTTCTGCCAATGGAGAAGAGAATAAAGAAGAATGAATCTAGGAAGTCTCTTCCTGGCGATGTGAGAAATGTGACGGTTTGTGAAGTCTTCACGATGCTTGTTAGTCCAAAACCAAAGGCGATAGTGGAAGAAGAACATCAATGCCCTAATTCATTATCATTAAACTCCTTGTAA
- the LOC134797768 gene encoding ommochrome-binding protein-like codes for MMIDHSANQLAVDKNKNALYFSLDNGRGKFSPAVLDIDTKRLTLLEGVKDALAVAVDDETGDVYFGGSKGIYKFTGIHKKVQRLHLNQIVRWLILRGYIYYIQLSDSRAYVYKLFNIKRFRQVHNVTMNQFVFDAERNVFFINGTGLYRVSRYHDTVRLVRKSPHFFGMTTNNDGQVFISTDASIYYIKGGLRLVKYADIPGVVAMTFDRYNNMIYSDSRQLVRLLPMSNKNGVKTSNVNNILLVK; via the coding sequence ATGATGATTGATCATAGTGCCAACCAGTTAGCGGTGGATAAGAACAAAAATGCCCTGTACTTCAGCCTCGATAACGGCCGCGGGAAATTCAGCCCTGCGGTCCTTGACATAGATACTAAAAGGCTTACACTACTTGAAGGCGTAAAAGACGCCCTTGCTGTGGCAGTTGACGACGAAACGGGTGACGTCTACTTTGGAGGAAGCAAAGGAATTTACAAGTTCACGGGGATACATAAGAAAGTGCAAAGACTGCATTTGAACCAAATTGTTCGGTGGTTAATTTTAAGAGGATACATCTATTACATCCAACTATCAGACTCTAGAGCGTACGTCTACAAATTGTTTAACATCAAACGCTTTCGTCAAGTCCATAATGTCACTATGAATCAGTTCGTTTTTGACGCGGAGCGAAATGTCTTTTTTATCAATGGGACGGGACTTTACAGAGTTTCTAGATACCATGACACAGTTAGACTGGTGAGAAAATCTCCACATTTCTTCGGGATGACCACAAATAATGACGGGCAAGTATTTATAAGTACTGATGCGAGTATTTACTATATTAAAGGTGGTCTAAGGCTGGTTAAGTATGCTGATATACCAGGTGTTGTGGCGATGACGTTTGATAGATACAACAACATGATTTATTCGGACTCTCGGCAGTTGGTTCGGCTCTTGCCAATGTCTAATAAGAATGGTGTGAAAACTTCAAATGTTAATAATATTCTTTTGGTGAAGTAG